The genomic region AAGGCGCATGGAAGAAGCCGTCCGTCGTCAGGAACAACTCGATCGTCAACAGCAAAGCGAATTACAGCGGCAGATGGAGCAAGAGCGGGCCAGAGATGCCGCCCGTCAGAGGGAAGAGATCAATCGTCAGCAGGAACAGTTATACCGCCAACCGCCGATGGATTCGCAACAGCCGGAAAAGGCGCCGGATGCGGAAAGATTGCGCCCCCAAAGGGAGATGATCGAGCAGCCGATCATGGAGCAACCGTCCATGCCGCAGTCGACCGATGGGCAAATGCCGCCGGAACAGGGCGGAAGAATCCGAAGCGGCCGAAGTTTGAGCCGGGGCCAGCGATCCAGATAAAGGCCGGATCGCTTCGGTTCGTTCGACACCGCCATTTAACCGGTCTTCGAGATCTTCTTTATCGTCAGGCCGGTTGCAAAACCGCTCTGACTCGAACCCGGCAACAAAAACCACGGTGCGAGAGCCGATTCGCTATAATGTGATACTATTTGAAAAAATATCTGTTATAGAGGATGACTATGGCTGAGGCGAAAAGCGAGAAACACAAGATAGTAATCGTCGGAGGCGGAGCGTCGGGATTGGAGCTGGCGACCAAATTGGGGCGGACCCTGGGGAAAAAAGGAAAGGCCGAAATCGTATTGCTCGACGCGACTTCGACTCACATATGGAAACCTTTGCTGCATGAAGTGGCTGCGGGAACCCTCGACGAATCGGAACAGGTCGAATATCTGTCCCAGGCTTACCGAAACAATTTCCGCTTCAGGCTGGGCAGAATGGAAGGATTGAACCGGAGCAAAAAGGAGATTTACGTCAGCCCGACTTACAACGACAGCGGGGAAGAACTGATTCCCAAGGCCACCCTCAACTACGATACGCTGGTCATGGCGGTCGGCAGCGTCAGCAATACCTTCAATATCAAAGGCGTGGCCGAGCATTGCATGTTTCTGGACACCACCACTCAGGCTTTCCGGTTTCAGAAGCAACTGGTCGAAACCTACATCAAAAATTATGCGGGCAAGGACAGTGCCAGCGGCAAGCCTCTGTCCATCGTCATTATCGGCGCCGGCGCGACGGGGGTGGAGTTGTCCGCCCAGTTGCACGAAGTATCCAATCTATTGGCCGTCTATGGGCTTCAGGAATCGAACAAAGTCAAACTGACCATCATCGAGGCGGCCACGCAACTGTTGCCGGCGTTGCCTCCCCGGCTGGCGAATGCCACGCAACAGCAGCTCGTCAAGCTGGGCATCGATCTCAAACTGGGCCGGCGAGTCACGGAAGTCACCAAGGACTCGGTGACGACTCACGACGGCGAAGTCATACCCGCCGATCTGAAAGTCTGGGCCGCGGGCATCAAGGCGCCGGACTGGATGAAGCAACTGGACGGACTGGAAACCAATCACATCAATCAGTTGGTCGTCGATGAAACGCTGAAAACCGCCGACGACGACATCTTTGCGATGGGCGATTGCGCGGCTTGCGTCTGGCAGGGGCATAAAGGCAATGTTCCGCCCAGGGCCCAGGCTGCGCATCAGCAGGCGTCCACTTTATACAAATCCCTGATCCATCGGCTGAAAGGCAAACCGCCGGTAAAATACGTCTATCGCGATTACGGCTCGCTGGTGTCTTTGGGGCAATACACGACGGTCGGCAATCTGATGGGCAATCTGATGGGAACGATCACGATCGGCGGATTTATCGCCAGGGTCGTGTATCTGTCCTTGTATAAGATGCATCAGGTGGCGGTTCACGGCTATTTCCGCACGGCGATGCTGACTCTGTCCAACGTGTTCCGACGCAGCGCCCACGCCACCATTAAATTACACTAAAACAGCACACGGCAAGGGAACGCATCCCGATCCTCCCGTCTTGCCTATTGAATCTCAACCAGAAAACCGACATGCTAGAAATTGAATACGAGTTCCTTGAAGAAGATTTGGTAAATTTTAACGAAGCGCAGTTCCTGAAGTCGAAGGACATACAGGACAACATCCGGAGAAACCGGTGGATCCTGCCGGCCATCATGCTGCTCATCGGCGCTTTTTATCTGTATTATTACGGCGACAAAACGTCGACCGCCTATATTGTCGCAATCGCCGTGCTTTGGGCCTGGCTGTCTCCGAAAATCATCCTGTACGATCTGCGCCGTCAAGTGCTGGGCAAATACACGCAGCTCGAAAAAAAGAATATGTTCGGAATGTACACGTTGACGATCGATCCGGCCAATCCGACTTTTTTATTGGAAAAATCGCCCAGCGGCAAAAATAAAATGCTCTGGTCCGAGCTGGTTCGGGTCGAGTACGGCAAACGCTACGTCTACATCTTCATCACGCTGGATATGGCGCTGGTGATACCGGTCGACCGGGTTAAAAAAGGCGATCTCGAAAAATTCGCCGAACAGGCGGAAAAAATGATCGAGCGCTACGCATAAGTTCTGTCGGATTATCAAGATAGCTCCAAGATTCAAATTTCAGGAAGTTTTAGTCAGTGCAACAGCGAACCGTCAAGCAACGCCTGGTCGTTCTGGATACCGAAACCACCGGTCTGAATCCTCAGGAAGGCCACCGAATCATCGAAATCGGCTGCGTGGAACTGGTCAACCGCCGGCTGACCGGCAACCGGTTCCATGTCTATATCAACCCCGATCGTTTGATCGACGACGGCGCGATAGAAGTCCACGGCATCACCAACCAGTTTCTGGAAGACAAGCCCAGGTTTCAGGACGTGGCCGAAGATTTGATCGAGTTCATTCGCGACTCGGAACTCGTCATTCACAACGCGCCGTTCGACGTCGGTTTTATCAACCACGAATTTTCCCTGCTTCCGGAACCGAAAGGCACCGTGGCCGAATATTGCGACGTTTTCGATACTCTGACCTACGCCAGGCAGAAGCATCCGGGCCAGAGAAACAGTCTGGACGCGTTGTGCAAACGCTACGGCGTCGACAACAGCCACCGGGAATTGCACGGCGCTTTACTGGACGCCGAAATTCTGGCCGACGTTTATCTCTTGATGACCGGCGGCCAGTTTTCCCTGCTGGACGAAGACCTGGGCACCGCCGCCGGCGAGAAAACGGCCGAAGCCTTGGTGCGCCTGCCGTCCGACCGGCCTCTCACGAAAATCATCCGCTGCAGCGAGGAAGAATCCGAAGCGCACCGGCAGCGGCTGGCGGCCATTGAGAAAGCGAGCGGCGTCTGTCTCTGGAATCAATAGCAAGCCGGCCGTTTTAACCTGGATCGCCTCCATCTTCATTCCTCAGTCAATGATTGCGAAGTCTTCATGAGAACGCTGTATTCGGCCTTCTTTTATCTGCTGATCCCTTTCATTTTGCTGCGTTTGCTGTGGCGCAGCCTTAAGGCCCCGGCTTATCGCCGAAGATGGCCCGAACGTTTCGGATTTTACGGCGGAAACCCAGCCGATCAGGGCGTTCTCTGGTTTCACGCCGTTTCGGTCGGCGAGGCCGAAGCTTTGTTTCCGTTGTTGAGACGGCTGCAACAACGGCGGCCGGAAGCACCGATACTGGTTACGACGACGACCCCCACCGGATCCGCCCGGGTGCAAGCTATGATGAAGGATACCGTCGCGCACGTCTATCTGCCTTATGACGTTCCCTTTGTCCTCCGGCGTTTCATGCGCCGTTTTAAACCGAAACTGGCGGTGATCATGGAAACCGAGATCTGGCCGAACTTGTTTGCCTCCTGCGGAGAACACAAGGTTCCCTTATACATCATCAATGCCCGGCTGTCGGAAAAATCGGCGCTCGGCTACCGGAAAATTCCCGCCTTGATCCGGCCCGCATTGGCCGAAGTCAGACTGATCGCCGCCCAAACCGGTGAGGATGCCCGCCGTTTTCTCGACATAGGCGCCGCCGAAGAATCCGTCAAAACCCTGGGCAACATGAAGTTCGACGTCGACATTCCCGAAGAGACTCTGGTGGCGGGTTTTAAACTGAAGGAGCATTGGTTCAAAGGCCGCTTTGTCTGGCTCCTCGCCAGTACGCACAAGGACGAAGAAACGGTGTTTTTTCCGATCTACAAAAAACTGAAACAGCGGATTCCCGAATTGTTGATGGTCATCGTGCCGAGGCATCCGGAGCGGTTTCCGGAAGTCGGAAAACTGTGCGAACAAAATCGGCTGCATGCAGTCACCCGGACTTCGAGAATGGCGTGCAGCGCCGCCACCGACGTGTATCTCGCCGATACGATGGGAGAGCTCAAAATGTTCTATGCCTCCGCCGATATCGCCTTCGTCGGGGGCAGCATGGTGCCGGTAGGCGGCCACAACATCCTGGAGGCGGCGGCGGTCGGCGTGCCGGTGATGTTCGGACCCTACATGGCCAATTTCCGGGAAATTGCCGGCAAAGTTCTGGAGCGCGGGGCCGCCGTTCAATGCCTGAATGAAGAAGAGATTGCCAAAGCCGTCCTGAAACTTTACACCCATCCCGAAGAACGTGACGCGCTGGTCGCCAAAAGCAGACACTTCCTCAACGACAACCGGGGCGCCATCGATCGGATCTGCGATGAGCTTTACCGGAGCATTTGAAGAAACCGCAACACTTTTTAATGCCGTTTTTAGGCTTGCTCCAATTCATTGCCGGCCTCGCAGCCGTCTTAACCGGAAGCCGTAAGCTAAACTATTTTCAGTTTGTCTGCCCGGATTACCGGGGTAGGGGCGAATTCATTCTCCCTTTTATTACTTCTAGACCAGAAGCAAACGTACGGCCGGAGTGGCCGGCCTAGCCTTGCCGGCACCAATCCGACTCGAAGAACCTGTTTCAACCTCCCTCGGTGGCGTTTGAAACGAACGCCCGGAGCCGGGCTTTGCCAAGCAGATCATCGAAGTCAATGCGGTTGGCATGGCGCAGAGTCCGGATGATCAATCGCATGAGTTGCAGGAATTTGCTTCAAAGCCGGGCGGCACCGTATAGCAGGCATACGCTTCCGTGACTTTGCCGGATTCGTCCAGCCGAAACGTTTCGGCGACCCTGCCTGCGTGCCCTTGATAATATATCGTAAGACAGTTGACGCCCGTCAACACGTCGTGCAGCTCGAAATGCAAATCGGGAACAAGCGCCAGGCCTTTTCTCCAGTAGGCGCGTATTTCCTCTTTTCCGCAGAGAATCCCGCTCGGCTCTTCGGCGATGGAGATAATGCAGGGAGAGAAAAGCGTAATGTCGTCTGCGTAGTGGCTCAATACCTCGTCCAGGTCGTGCCGGTTCCAGGCAGCAATCCAGTGCCGGGCAAACTCGACAGCAAAATCTCGATAAATGATCGCCATGACTGCTCCAATAAGGTCAATGTTATTGACGTATCCATTTTGAAAGTTTTACGCCATAATGTCAATATGATTGACCTAATTGATCTTTCATCGGAAAGAGAGCAGGAACTCAACGATGCATTGGAGGCTCTGCATTTTGCATTCCGCGCCGTAGTTGCCAGACCGGATGCCATGCTGGCGGAGCACGGGCTTTGCCGTGTCCATCACCGCATTCTGTATTTTGTCGGCCGGAATCCCGGACTCGGCGTCAATGACCTTCTGGCAATTTTGAATGTCAGCAAACAATCGTTAAATGCTCCTTTACGGCAATTGCTGAAACAAGGGTTGATTGAATCGGCGCCGGATACCAAGGATCGGCGCATTAAACGCTTACGCCTTACTGGAGACGGGGCGCGGATGGAAGATCTTTTGTCGGGGGATCAGCGAGAACGCTTTGCGCGCGTATTTCGCCAAGTGGGTAACGAAAAGGAGGCTGCCTGGCGGGAGGTCATGCGCTTGCTGGCGGACGATTAAAAATCGAAGGAGAAACCCGAAAGCCCGGTCCACGTGGTTTTACCGGGAAAAACAGCTCAAGAATTGCATCGTTATTTACGGAATGATTAAGTTAGAATAACCCGGATAATCGATTAAAAACGGAAGGGACACTGGAGTGCCGTATTTACTCGGAGTCAGCCGGCATAAAATTGGCTATGCTTGTCGGGAAAGCCTGAACGGCTCATCCTTTCATTGAAAAATAATAATAATTCAGTAGGGCTCTTGTTGACATGACCACCAGCGAAAAAAAATTTCATATTTCTGCCCGGATCAGTGAATACGCCATACCGCCGTTAAAAGACATGCTGGTCTTGGGCAAAGACGCGCCGATCGGATGCATAGCGATGCGCAGGGCCATAGAACTGCTGATCAAAACGCCTTTTGAACATATCGAGCTCGAGGACGAAATCATTTCGGACGTCCTGGTGCGCCAGAGTATATTGCGGCGCGTTTCCAGAGAAAGGCTGGTCGATTTTGTCATCACTCAATTGAAACCTCTGATGGGCTCGGATGAAGTCCTGCAGGCGGAAGTCGACATCAACGTTTTTTTGTCCGCGGGGATTGCTAGTGAAGCCATTGACCGTTAAAGACTGTCTTTGTGCCGGCGTCTCGCGCGTGCTGGAAGAAGATCGACCGCGCCCCGGAGAAGCCAGAACTTTCTTCGCGGTATTCCGGGAATCGACAGACAACGGGATTTTCTGCGGTCTGGCGACCGAACGCGATATCGTTCAACATCCCGACTGGATTTTCGCAGATCTTGTCGAACATAGGGAGTCGATGTCCATTGCGCCGAGCATTGACGTGCACAATGCCTTAAAAATCATGGATCAACTGGGGCTGGACGCCGTTCCCGTACTCGATGAGCAACACTACATCGGCGTGGTGACTCGCCAGAGCATGCTGGAAAAATTGCTGAAACGGGAACAGCTTTTATTGCAGGAAACCCGAAGGCTAAAAGATCAACTGGCCAGTGAACATGAACTGATCGTAGGCTGGGCGAAAAAACTGGAAGAATTGCATGACGCTTCACGCAATCTGCTGAGTGTGCTGGCGCATACTTCAGTCCAGAAAGACGTGCTGCAATCCGGCATAGAAGCGCTGGCCAAGCTGCTCGAAGCGCGTTACGGCGCCATCGGCATACTCGCTGAATCGGGTCAGCTCAAGCATTTTATCCATACCGGCCTCAGTGAAAGGCAGGTGCAGGACATCGGCCGTTTTCCGGAAGGGAAAGGCTTGCTGGGCGTCGTGATACAGGACAACGTGTCCTTGAGAATCGAAAATATTTCGAAAGACCCGCGCAGCGTCGGTTTTCCTCCCAACCATCCGCCCATGAAATCATTCCTTGCGGTGCCCATTTCCCATAACGGCAAAGTGTACGGGCGCATCTATTTATGCGACAAGAAAGGAGGCGAATCCTTCAGTCACGGCGACGAAGAGCTGGCTTTAAGTTTTTCGAATTCCCTGTCGCTGGTATTGGATAATGCCCATGAAATGGCGGAAGTCAAACGGGCTAGAAAACGCCTGCATTACATGGCTCATTTCGACTTTCTGACCGGACTTCCGAACAGAGCCTTGCTCAATGATCGAATCGAACAGGCGGTTGCTCATGCGCAACGGAGCGGAGACATGGTCGGCATCCTGTTTATTGACATGGACAATTTCAAACTGGTCAACGACAGTATCGGCCACGCGCTCGGCGATATTCTTCTGAAAAAAGTTGCGCACCGGATATCGCATTCGATACGCGAGGAAGATACCGTCGCTCGCCTGGGCGGTGATGAGTTTGTCGTGATGCTGCCCGCCATTTCCGAAACTCAGGACGCCGCCAAGGTGGCCAGTAAAATTCTGGAGTCGCTGAAACAGCCTTTGGAAATTCAGCAGCATCGAGTATTTGTCAGCGTCAGCATCGGAATCAGCATTTATCCCAACACCTCCAGAAACATCGAAGCTCTGTTGGCGGATGCCGATAGCGCCATGTATCACGCCAAAAAATTGGGGAAAAGCAATTATCAATTCCACACTCAGGACCTGACTCTGTCTGCGCAGAGTTATATAAAGCTTGAAAAACATTTGCGGCAAGCATTGGAAAAAAACGAGTTTACGCTCCACTATCAGCCCCAAATAGATATTAAAACAGGACTGATTATCGGCGTGGAAGCGTTGCTCCGCTGGTTCAACCCCGAGTTGGGTGAAGTGTCTCCGAACGATTTTATTCCGATAGCGGAAGAAACCGGCTTTATTGTGCCGATCGGTGTCTGGGTGTTGAATACGGCTTGCGCGCAAGTGAGATACTGGCAGCAAAGCGGCTATTCGCTGCGGCTGGCGGTCAATCTGTCGAGCCGCCAGTTCTGCCAGACGCATTATCAACACTATCACCGGCCTCCGTTACTGGACGCCGTATTGAATGCTTTGGAAGAAACCGGTTTACCGCCCGGTCTGCTTGAATTGGAGATTACGGAAGGAACGCTGATGCAGCACGTCGATACCGCTCTGGAGATTCTGAATTCCTTGAAAAGCAGAGGCGTGCGTTTGTCCCTGGATGATTTTGGCACCGGCTATTCGTCGCTCAGCTATCTTAAGCGTTTTCCTATCGATGCCCTGAAAATCGATAAATCGTTCGTTCGCGACATTACCGTCGACTCCAGCGATAAGGCGATTGTTTCCGCAATTACTTTAATGGCGCAGCAACTTAAACTCGAAGTGGTCGCAGAAGGCGTGGAGAGCCGGGAACAATTGGAGTTTTTACGCGAGCTGCGCTGTGACTACGTTCAAGGATATTATTTCAGCAAGCCGCTGCCGGCGGAAGAAGTTGCCGTTTTGTTGCGGAAAGGATGCGCGCCATAATAGCCCTCGGGTTGTATATTTTTCTGCCTGTCCTATCGGTTTTCGGCGACGAGAACCGCCTTTTGCATTAACCGATCCGTAAAAATAAGCCGGCCGGCCAAACCTTGCCAGACGGACGGCGGTGTTTGGAAATTCCCGATGAAAGCCGTTCAAGAGGACTGAACTAAAAAAAACAAGGCTTATCTATCAAATAATAGTCCGTCAAATATCTGACCGATAGGAGGCAAGGCAATGAAAGAGCCTTTACTTGGTATGTTGATGGCAGGGATGGCATTTTTCGGTTTGAGCGCAACGGCCGCGGCGAAAGAGCTTCCTTCCAGTTACCTCCCGGTGGTGATTAAGGAAGAATTCGGCACGACCCTCGACCGCATGAAGGCAAAGAAGCCCGAATTGATGCAGAAGCAGAAGGCATTGCTCGAAGAACGCTACGATATGAGCAATCGGGCGGCGCAGGACGTTGCCATGGCACGGGGAAAACCGATCCAGCAAGGCGTTCGGGTCAAGCTGCCGGACGGAATGACCTGGGAAAAACTTTCCGGGATGACGGACGAAGAGATCAAGACTCAGGATCTCTGGCCCAAAGGTTTTTTCCCTTTGCCGCATCCGAAGCACTTCGAAGGCGGCATGATCTTTCCGGAATTTCACATCAAGGAAATCAAGAAACAGGAAGGCCGCGACCTGACGCGTTTCGACATTGACTTCGACCTTCCCGATCACTTGCTGCCGGAGTTTCCGCCGCCCATTTTTCTGACGACCCGTCCGGATCTCGGCGACGTTTCGCAGGGAAAGCTCGTGACCATCATGAATTATTACGAGCTGTTCAACGGCATTTTGAATCCCAAGCAACTGGAAGGGCTTCGGCTCCTGCTGACGGCATTTCCACAGCAGCAGTTCAATCTGACCGAAGACCGGCGCAGCGAGGCACCGAGCCGGGGCGTGTCGTGCTTCGATTGCCACGTCAACGGCCACACCAACGCCGCCACCCATCTGGTCGGCGACATCCGGCCGCAGGAGTTCCGGCATCGCCTCGATACGCCGAGCCTTCGGGGCGTACATATCCAGCGCTTGTTCGGCTCGCAGCGCGCCCTCAGAAGCATCGAGGATTTCACCGAATTCGAACAGCGCGCGGCCTATTTCGACGGCGATCCGGTGATTGCGACGAAAAAAGGCGTCAACGTTCTGGAGCGGGGCAGCCAGGTGCATTTCATGGCCGAGTTCCAGGAACTGATGGACTTTCCGCCGGCTCCCAAGCTCAACGTTCTGGGCAGGCTCGATCCCGCCAAAGCCACCGAGGCCGAGTTGCGCGGACAGGACGTCTTCTTCGGCAAGGGCCAGTGTTCGGTCTGTCACGCTCCGCCGTACTATACCGATAATCTGATGCACAATCTGCGCACCGAGCGCTTCTATAAGCCGCGCCTGATCAACGGCCGGTTTGCCGCCGCCGACGGCCCGATCAAAACCTTTCCGTTGCGCGGGATTAAAGATTCACCGCCCTATCTGCACGACGGGCGTCTCCTGACGCTGGAAGACACGGTCGAATTTTTCAATCTGGTCCTGGGCACCCGTCTCAGCAAGCAAGAGAAAGAAGATCTGGTGGCCTTCATGTACCGGCTTTGATTCGGGATCGTCCTTGTTTCGGCTTATATTCAGATCATCATAGAATTTTCCGGAGGTGAATAATGGAAACAGCAGACAGAGTCCGTGCGAATACTCAGGAAAGAATTAACCGCCGAATTGACCGCGAAATAGAGGAATGCGTGCGGGAATACGCTCAAAAAAGTCCCGAGGAGATTGCCCTTCGCATCGGTGAACTCGACCGTGAATGGGACATAGAACGCGTACTCGAAACCAACGCTTCGGCGCTTGCGTTTACCGGCCTTGTGCTGGGCGTGACTCGGAACAAGCGATGGCTGTGGCTGCCGAGCATCGTTTTGCCGTTTCTATTTCAACACGCGGTTCAGGGTTGGTGTCCTCCGGTTCCGCTGCTGCGCCGGCTGGGCGTGCGCACCCGCCAGGAGATCGACCGGGAGAAATACGCTCTGAAAGTCTTGCGCGGCGATTTCAGCCAGCCCGAATCGTTGCCGCGTCCGGAGGCGGCGTTACAGTCGGTCAGGGCTTGAAAGCCGGTGTAGCGAAGAGCCTGGGGTCCGGCCTTACCGCCTTTTCCGGCGGCGCCAGATGAAAAATCCGGTAAAAGCCAGCGATAAAGGCAAAACGATCAAAAAACCGAAACCGATCACGGCCACCGAAGTTTGAGTCAGGTACAGGGTTTTATCGGAAGCGACTTTGGCCGGAATGTCGATGAAGCGGTCGTCATGAACCAGCCAGTTGATCATTCTAAGGCCCAGATCCAGATTGCCGACGTTGCCGAGATAGGCATTGGCCAGAAAGTCGCCGTCGCCGACGACTACGACGCGCTGCTCCGTTTCGGCATGCAACTGACGGGTCAGGGCGAAAGCGAAGGGAATGGGCCCCGGCTTTTCCTGGCGATCGGGTTCGAAACTGATTTTTCCGGTCAAAGGCCCTGTTTCGGTCCATGACTTCGGGCCGGTGCCGAGCAAGGGCACCGCGAGGAATTCGGTTTCTTCCCCGCTCTCGAAACCGGCCGCGGCCGGAAACAGACTGAGCAGTTGCAGGCCGCGGGTCAGCGGATGCTCCGCGTATTCCGAGGCGACGAGGAAGGCCGGATCGTTGATTTTATACAGATTGGCGGCCGCATCGACCAGGGTTCCCGGAAGCTGCTTCAGCCCCAGATCGTGCAGCAGGAATTCCAGCCGGAAATTGTCCGGATCGGACAATATCAGCAGGTTGCCACCGCGCTGCAGATAATGTTTGACGATATCCATTTCGCCGGGCAGGAACGGTATGGACGGCGCGGACAGAACCAGCAGCGACGAGTTGTCGGGAATGGCCGGAATCGCCGCCAGATTGAGCGTTTGCGCGCTGATTTTACGCCGGCTCAACCCTTTGCCGAACTGGCCGTAATCGAAGTTGGCCTGACCGTCGGGAGATCGTTCGCCGTGACCGCTCAGAAAAGTAACCCACCGGTCTTCGGCCTTGGCCAGTTGCAACAACGCGTTGGTCAGTGAAGACTCGTCGATGAAGCTCAATTTTTCCGTGCGTCCCTGATATTCGACCAGCACAAGGCCTTCCTTGCCGATGTTCAATTCGCGGGTTTGCTCGGGCTGGGTGTCGGGATCGATGAAACTCAGAGTGACGTCCTTTTTGTGCCGGCTGTAGCGTCCTACCAACTGGGCCATTTGCAGACGAAGGGGCAGTCCTTTCTGAAGATAGGCCGTGACATGGACCGAACCGGGCAGGGCGGCCAGCAGTTTTTGCGAAGCGGGCGACAGCGTATTGCTTGCGTTTCGGGTCACGTCGGTCTGCCAGGGATAAAGGGTGCTTAACCAGGCGGTTCCGCCCAAAAGGCACAGTATCGCCAGCGTGACGAGATAATTCTTTAAGCGAAGCCGTTGATGCAGATGCCGGGTGATTCTCATTTTTGCAATCGGTCGTTGTCGAGCCGGCGGATGCTCAGGACGAGAAAGGCCAGAATGAACAGCAGGAAATAACCGATATCGACCGAACTGATCAGACCGCTTTGAATGTTCTGGAAATGCCTGAGAATCGACAAGTATTCGAACAGACCTCCGGTTTGATCCTTCATGCCCGCCGACCAGTCCAGGATCCAGAGCATCAGGAGGAGGCCGAATCCGGCCAGGGCAGCCACCGTCGGATGGCTGGCGATGCCGGACATGAACAGGCCGGCCGCGGTGAAGGCAAGGACCAGCAGCGACAAGGCGAGTACATTGGCGAAAAACTTGCCGAAATCGAGTTCCCCCCCGATCAGCAGCGACAACGGCATCGCCGCGGTCAGGGCGACGAGGATGAGCTGCAGACCGAGGCAGCCGAGATACTTGCCGAGTACGATGTCGGCATTGTCGACCGGAGCGCTCAAGAGCAACGTCAGCGTTTTGTTGCGCCGTTCTTCACAAATCAGGCGCATCGTCAGCAAAGGCGTCGTCAGCAGCAAGACGATGCCGGCATTGCCGAACAGCGGAGTCACG from Methylosarcina fibrata AML-C10 harbors:
- a CDS encoding YybH family protein, with translation MAIIYRDFAVEFARHWIAAWNRHDLDEVLSHYADDITLFSPCIISIAEEPSGILCGKEEIRAYWRKGLALVPDLHFELHDVLTGVNCLTIYYQGHAGRVAETFRLDESGKVTEAYACYTVPPGFEANSCNSCD
- a CDS encoding cytochrome b6; this encodes MKEPLLGMLMAGMAFFGLSATAAAKELPSSYLPVVIKEEFGTTLDRMKAKKPELMQKQKALLEERYDMSNRAAQDVAMARGKPIQQGVRVKLPDGMTWEKLSGMTDEEIKTQDLWPKGFFPLPHPKHFEGGMIFPEFHIKEIKKQEGRDLTRFDIDFDLPDHLLPEFPPPIFLTTRPDLGDVSQGKLVTIMNYYELFNGILNPKQLEGLRLLLTAFPQQQFNLTEDRRSEAPSRGVSCFDCHVNGHTNAATHLVGDIRPQEFRHRLDTPSLRGVHIQRLFGSQRALRSIEDFTEFEQRAAYFDGDPVIATKKGVNVLERGSQVHFMAEFQELMDFPPAPKLNVLGRLDPAKATEAELRGQDVFFGKGQCSVCHAPPYYTDNLMHNLRTERFYKPRLINGRFAAADGPIKTFPLRGIKDSPPYLHDGRLLTLEDTVEFFNLVLGTRLSKQEKEDLVAFMYRL
- the waaA gene encoding lipid IV(A) 3-deoxy-D-manno-octulosonic acid transferase; amino-acid sequence: MRTLYSAFFYLLIPFILLRLLWRSLKAPAYRRRWPERFGFYGGNPADQGVLWFHAVSVGEAEALFPLLRRLQQRRPEAPILVTTTTPTGSARVQAMMKDTVAHVYLPYDVPFVLRRFMRRFKPKLAVIMETEIWPNLFASCGEHKVPLYIINARLSEKSALGYRKIPALIRPALAEVRLIAAQTGEDARRFLDIGAAEESVKTLGNMKFDVDIPEETLVAGFKLKEHWFKGRFVWLLASTHKDEETVFFPIYKKLKQRIPELLMVIVPRHPERFPEVGKLCEQNRLHAVTRTSRMACSAATDVYLADTMGELKMFYASADIAFVGGSMVPVGGHNILEAAAVGVPVMFGPYMANFREIAGKVLERGAAVQCLNEEEIAKAVLKLYTHPEERDALVAKSRHFLNDNRGAIDRICDELYRSI
- the dnaQ gene encoding DNA polymerase III subunit epsilon — protein: MQQRTVKQRLVVLDTETTGLNPQEGHRIIEIGCVELVNRRLTGNRFHVYINPDRLIDDGAIEVHGITNQFLEDKPRFQDVAEDLIEFIRDSELVIHNAPFDVGFINHEFSLLPEPKGTVAEYCDVFDTLTYARQKHPGQRNSLDALCKRYGVDNSHRELHGALLDAEILADVYLLMTGGQFSLLDEDLGTAAGEKTAEALVRLPSDRPLTKIIRCSEEESEAHRQRLAAIEKASGVCLWNQ
- a CDS encoding NAD(P)/FAD-dependent oxidoreductase, translated to MAEAKSEKHKIVIVGGGASGLELATKLGRTLGKKGKAEIVLLDATSTHIWKPLLHEVAAGTLDESEQVEYLSQAYRNNFRFRLGRMEGLNRSKKEIYVSPTYNDSGEELIPKATLNYDTLVMAVGSVSNTFNIKGVAEHCMFLDTTTQAFRFQKQLVETYIKNYAGKDSASGKPLSIVIIGAGATGVELSAQLHEVSNLLAVYGLQESNKVKLTIIEAATQLLPALPPRLANATQQQLVKLGIDLKLGRRVTEVTKDSVTTHDGEVIPADLKVWAAGIKAPDWMKQLDGLETNHINQLVVDETLKTADDDIFAMGDCAACVWQGHKGNVPPRAQAAHQQASTLYKSLIHRLKGKPPVKYVYRDYGSLVSLGQYTTVGNLMGNLMGTITIGGFIARVVYLSLYKMHQVAVHGYFRTAMLTLSNVFRRSAHATIKLH
- a CDS encoding YcxB family protein, whose protein sequence is MLEIEYEFLEEDLVNFNEAQFLKSKDIQDNIRRNRWILPAIMLLIGAFYLYYYGDKTSTAYIVAIAVLWAWLSPKIILYDLRRQVLGKYTQLEKKNMFGMYTLTIDPANPTFLLEKSPSGKNKMLWSELVRVEYGKRYVYIFITLDMALVIPVDRVKKGDLEKFAEQAEKMIERYA
- a CDS encoding putative bifunctional diguanylate cyclase/phosphodiesterase, whose amino-acid sequence is MKPLTVKDCLCAGVSRVLEEDRPRPGEARTFFAVFRESTDNGIFCGLATERDIVQHPDWIFADLVEHRESMSIAPSIDVHNALKIMDQLGLDAVPVLDEQHYIGVVTRQSMLEKLLKREQLLLQETRRLKDQLASEHELIVGWAKKLEELHDASRNLLSVLAHTSVQKDVLQSGIEALAKLLEARYGAIGILAESGQLKHFIHTGLSERQVQDIGRFPEGKGLLGVVIQDNVSLRIENISKDPRSVGFPPNHPPMKSFLAVPISHNGKVYGRIYLCDKKGGESFSHGDEELALSFSNSLSLVLDNAHEMAEVKRARKRLHYMAHFDFLTGLPNRALLNDRIEQAVAHAQRSGDMVGILFIDMDNFKLVNDSIGHALGDILLKKVAHRISHSIREEDTVARLGGDEFVVMLPAISETQDAAKVASKILESLKQPLEIQQHRVFVSVSIGISIYPNTSRNIEALLADADSAMYHAKKLGKSNYQFHTQDLTLSAQSYIKLEKHLRQALEKNEFTLHYQPQIDIKTGLIIGVEALLRWFNPELGEVSPNDFIPIAEETGFIVPIGVWVLNTACAQVRYWQQSGYSLRLAVNLSSRQFCQTHYQHYHRPPLLDAVLNALEETGLPPGLLELEITEGTLMQHVDTALEILNSLKSRGVRLSLDDFGTGYSSLSYLKRFPIDALKIDKSFVRDITVDSSDKAIVSAITLMAQQLKLEVVAEGVESREQLEFLRELRCDYVQGYYFSKPLPAEEVAVLLRKGCAP
- a CDS encoding MarR family winged helix-turn-helix transcriptional regulator, whose protein sequence is MPGKLDSKISINDRHDCSNKVNVIDVSILKVLRHNVNMIDLIDLSSEREQELNDALEALHFAFRAVVARPDAMLAEHGLCRVHHRILYFVGRNPGLGVNDLLAILNVSKQSLNAPLRQLLKQGLIESAPDTKDRRIKRLRLTGDGARMEDLLSGDQRERFARVFRQVGNEKEAAWREVMRLLADD